One segment of Carya illinoinensis cultivar Pawnee chromosome 1, C.illinoinensisPawnee_v1, whole genome shotgun sequence DNA contains the following:
- the LOC122307932 gene encoding disease resistance protein At4g27190-like — protein sequence MEVVASIVSVAVVKTGEALCSTIKNIAKSPQQLHVLEMEKKSLMALRDETTKEIERATQEGMAIKDRATGWLKEVDELLRKMNDQIQEAKSSRCFLSCSTKRCRISRDVAEQLKEVKRLLEVGSSIASSVAHSYPEVKAVEHIPGPSIQDQTASVSEDLAKIMTLLSDDKKGIIGIWGMGGVGKTNLVRNLNNKLQKNSNLRFSCVLWVTVSKKLDIKKLQMGIASRLGFHLEQSSEADRMAIQLYRRLKEESFLLILDDVWKKIDLDKLGVPRPEDHSGSKIILTCRSLDVCREMLTDVEVKMSILRDEDAWQLFSRYARDVVSSEHIKPLAEAICRKCQGLPLAIITMGAAMRGKTKPELWKHALNQLRRSVPVAEGVEEELYRPLKWSYDSLEGKDLKTCFLYCSLFPEDFSINIDKLVWYWLAEGLIDDRENYEVFYSRGISLIENLKDACLLEDGSDEGTVKMHDVVRDVSIWIASTCSEDGSKSLVRTGEGLKEISTTELSNSLKRVSFMDNDLEKLPDDSVIRWSEASTLLLQNNPRLELIPEIFLERFKALRVLNFSQTSIKSLPDSLLQLDDLRALLLSNCEDLEGLPPLERFSRLQVLDLSRTGIRELPKGLEQLSNLRHLNLAQTSKLEVVKAGVISKLSRLEVLDLSNSGYIWKEKGAVQEEEACFEELQCLERLQVLSIRLKWNPCYTPQDTITSWLNGLKAFEISFGRSSYFVSVRDLCLLSDAFQKRVTMEWIDLSGGQIVWLFSNASYLRIKSEGLNEMLKDLVINNVGRSFTYLKKLEIFYSDNSFWTGGLASQYELLPNLEDLVLVKMTGVESISELANLFGLRFQKLKTIHMFGCPKMKYLLSLGNSIRTMPNLELILVVGCDNIEELFNYLPLQINMAPDPITPKLQKLELVRLPNLRNLCRDEKTWPGNKVKVEVIDCSLLSTRQ from the exons ATGGAAGTCGTGGCTTCGATTGTCAGTGTAGCAGTCGTAAAAACTGGTGAGGCTCTCTGTTCTACTatcaagaacattgccaaaagCCCACAACAGCTTCATGTTTTGGAAATGGAGAAGAAATCCCTTATGGCTCTTAGAGATGAGACAACAAAAGAAATCGAAAGAGCTACGCAGGAAGGAATGGCAATAAAAGATAGAGCCACTGGATGGCTTAAGGAGGTTGACGAGCTGCTTCGTAAGATGAATGATCAGATTCAAGAAGCAAAGAGTTCCCGATGTTTCTTAAGTTGCAGTACTAAGCGGTGTAGAATAAGCAGGGATGTGGCAGAACAGCTCAAAGAGGTAAAAAGGCTTCTAGAAGTGGGAAGTTCCATTGCTAGTTCCGTGGCTCATAGTTATCCAGAGGTCAAAGCAGTGGAGCATATTCCTGGACCTTCAATTCAAGATCAAACAGCATCAGTATCAGAAGATTTAGCCAAAATTATGACTCTATTGTCTGACGATAAAAAGGGGATAATTGGTATATGGGGGATGGGAGGAGTCGGCAAAACTAATCTGGTGAGAAATTTGAACAATAAGctccaaaaaaattcaaatctgcGTTTTAGCTGTGTACTATGGGTTACAGTGTCCAAAAAGTTGGACATAAAAAAGCTCCAGATGGGAATAGCTTCCAGACTGGGTTTTCATCTGGAACAAAGTTCGGAAGCGGATAGAATGGCTATTCAACTTTATCGAAGACTAAAGGAGGagagttttcttctcattctcgatgatgtttggaaaaaaattgatttggacAAATTGGGTGTCCCACGGCCTGAGGATCATAGCGGTAGTAAGATCATATTGACATGTAGATCTTTGGATGTATGTAGGGAAATGCTGACTGATGTTGAAGTTAAAATGAGCATTTTGAGGGATGAAGACGCTTGGCAACTATTTAGTCGATATGCGAGGGATGTGGTTAGTTCAGAACATATCAAACCACTTGCAGAGGCAATTTGTAGAAAGTGTCAGGGATTGCCTTTGGCCATCATCACCATGGGAGCAGCTATGAGAGGAAAGACGAAGCCTGAGTTGTGGAAGCATGCTTTGAATCAGTTGCGAAGATCAGTGCCTGTTGCAGAAGGCGTTGAGGAGGAGCTCTATAGGCCTTTGAAGTGGAGTTACGACTCATTAGAAGGTAAAGACTTGAAAACTTGTTTTCTTTACTGCTCTTTGTTTCCAGAGGACTTCTCAATTAATATAGATAAACTAGTATGGTACTGGCTGGCGGAAGGTTTGATAGATGATCGAGAAAACTATGAGGTTTTCTACAGTAGAGGAATTAGTTTGATTGAAAATCTGAAGGACGCCTGTTTGTTGGAAGATGGTTCCGATGAGGGCACCGTGAAGATGCATGACGTTGTTCGTGATGTTAGCATATGGATTGCATCAACCTGCAGCGAGGATGGAAGTAAATCCCTCGTTCGTACAGGGGAAGGGTTGAAAGAGATTTCAACTACTGAGCTATCAAATTCTCTCAAAAGAGTTTCTTTTATGGATAACGATTTAGAAAAACTACCTGATGATTCTGTGATTCGATGGTCAGAGGCATCAACTCTTTTACTACAAAATAATCCTCGCCTTGAATTAATTCCTGAAATATTTTTGGAACGATTTAAAGCACTGAGAGTCTTGAATTTCAGTCAAACCAGCATCAAGTCATTGCCCGATTCTCTTCTTCAACTGGATGACCTCCGTGCTCTTCTTTTGAGTAATTGCGAGGATCTCGAAGGATTGCCCCCACTGGAAAGGTTTAGTAGACTTCAAGTGCTTGATCTCTCTAGGACTGGTATCAGAGAATTGCCAAAAGGGTTAGAGCAACTCAGCAACTTAAGGCATCTAAACTTAGCCCAGACTTCCAAACTGGAAGTGGTTAAAGCTGGAGTCATATCCAAGTTGTCCAGATTAGAAGTTTTGGACCTGTCAAACAGTGGCTACATTTGGAAAGAGAAAGGAGCGGTACAAGAGGAGGAAGCCTGTTTTGAAGAGCTGCAATGCCTGGAGCGGTTACAAGTTTTATCCATCAGATTGAAATGGAACCCGTGTTACACTCCCCAAGATACAATTACTTCCTGGTTAAATGGATTAAAAGCATTTGAAATTAGCTTCGGACGATCGAGCTATTTTGTTTCAG TGCGAGATCTATGTCTACTCTCGGATGCGTTTCAAAAACGCGTGACTATGGAATGGATTGATCTCTCGGGAGGACAAATCGTGTGGTTGTTCAGCAATGCAAGTTATCTACGCATAAAAAGTGAAGGACTAAATGAGATGCTAAAAGACTTGGTCATTAACAATGTTGGCAGAAgctttacatatttaaaaaagcTTGAGATTTTTTACTCTGACAACAGTTTTTGGACTGGAGGACTTGCATCACAATATGAGCTACTACCCAATTTGGAGGATCTTGTTCTAGTAAAAATGACAGGCGTTGAAAGCATTTCAGAACTAGCCAACCTTTTCGGGCTGAGATTCCAGAAACTGAAAACAATACATATGTTTGGCTGTCCGAAGATGAAATATCTTCTCTCCCTGGGGAACTCCATTCGCACAATGCCAAACCTAGAGTTAATCCTGGTAGTTGGCTGTGACAATATAGAAGAGCTCTTCAATTATCTTCCATTACAGATCAATATGGCTCCAGATCCTATTACCCCAAAACTACAGAAATTGGAATTGGTCAGGCTTCCCAACTTAAGGAATCTTTGTAGGGACGAAAAGACCTGGCCGGGTAATAAAGTGAAGGTTGAGGTGATCGACTGCAGTCTTTTGAGCACGAGGCAATAA